From Streptomyces sp. Edi4, one genomic window encodes:
- the tuf gene encoding elongation factor Tu, translating into MAKAKFERTKPHVNIGTIGHIDHGKTTLTAAITKVLHDAYPDLNEASAFDQIDKAPEERQRGITISIAHVEYQTESRHYAHVDCPGHADYIKNMITGAAQMDGAILVVAATDGPMPQTKEHVLLARQVGVPYIVVALNKADMVDDEEILELVELEVRELLSEYEFPGDDLPVVKVSALKALEGDEEWGKSVLNLMAAVDEAIPQPERDVDKPFLMPIEDVFTITGRGTVVTGRIERGVLKVNETVDIVGIKTEKTTTTVTGIEMFRKLLDEGQAGENVGLLLRGIKREDVERGQVIIKPGSVTPHTEFEAQAYILSKDEGGRHTPFFNNYRPQFYFRTTDVTGVVTLPEGTEMVMPGDNTSMTVALIQPVAMEEGLKFAIREGGRTVGAGQVVKIVK; encoded by the coding sequence GTGGCGAAGGCGAAGTTCGAGCGGACTAAGCCGCACGTCAACATCGGCACCATCGGTCACATTGACCACGGTAAGACGACCCTCACGGCCGCCATTACCAAGGTGCTGCACGACGCGTACCCGGACCTGAACGAGGCCTCGGCCTTCGACCAGATCGACAAGGCTCCCGAGGAGCGCCAGCGCGGTATCACGATCTCGATCGCGCACGTCGAGTACCAGACCGAGTCGCGTCACTACGCCCACGTCGACTGCCCCGGTCACGCGGACTACATCAAGAACATGATCACGGGTGCCGCGCAGATGGACGGCGCGATCCTCGTGGTTGCCGCCACCGACGGCCCGATGCCGCAGACCAAGGAGCACGTGCTCCTGGCCCGCCAGGTCGGCGTTCCGTACATCGTCGTCGCCCTGAACAAGGCCGACATGGTGGACGACGAGGAGATCCTGGAGCTCGTCGAGCTCGAGGTTCGTGAGCTCCTCTCCGAGTACGAGTTCCCGGGCGACGACCTGCCGGTCGTCAAGGTCTCGGCGCTCAAGGCGCTCGAGGGCGACGAGGAGTGGGGCAAGTCTGTCCTGAACCTCATGGCCGCCGTCGACGAGGCGATCCCGCAGCCCGAGCGTGACGTCGACAAGCCGTTCCTGATGCCGATCGAGGACGTCTTCACGATCACCGGTCGTGGCACCGTCGTCACCGGTCGTATCGAGCGTGGTGTCCTGAAGGTCAACGAGACCGTCGACATCGTCGGTATCAAGACCGAGAAGACCACCACCACGGTCACCGGCATCGAGATGTTCCGCAAGCTGCTCGACGAGGGCCAGGCCGGTGAGAACGTCGGTCTGCTGCTTCGTGGCATCAAGCGCGAGGACGTCGAGCGCGGCCAGGTCATCATCAAGCCCGGTTCGGTCACCCCGCACACCGAGTTCGAGGCCCAGGCGTACATCCTGTCCAAGGACGAGGGTGGCCGTCACACGCCGTTCTTCAACAACTACCGCCCGCAGTTCTACTTCCGTACGACTGACGTGACCGGTGTCGTTACCCTCCCCGAGGGCACCGAGATGGTCATGCCGGGCGACAACACCTCGATGACGGTCGCGCTGATCCAGCCGGTCGCCATGGAGGAGGGCCTGAAGTTCGCCATCCGTGAGGGTGGCCGGACCGTGGGCGCCGGCCAGGTCGTCAAGATCGTCAAGTAA
- a CDS encoding PIG-L family deacetylase produces MDERARPAEPGRRVVLGGAVAAGLAVTVAGCGVPVRTRADGSAAVTPLAATPRNPLLLQILAHPDDDLYFMNPDTQHALDSGVPLVSVYVTGGEANGDNRVTSDTGPHVYDKAAYSSARHQGLRQAYAVLLGLDRYAPWEKSVAELRGGHRAEVNRLQHQGRSVELVFLNTAMHTPLGGRMGLPSLWEDHSLRLPVVIAEGSPLTEAKSYTYDELIDVLAGLLSDHSPTLVQTLDPDPDIQHSSPAIRAHDSEQPGYSDHADHTAAASFAWAALIRHAEQGHAFLATAYRAYYNRHWPKNLPAGVLAEKAAHLVPYGGAEDWQCGNPGGCGDYNVGGKRPLTNWKGWVRSTHYRHPGARLLVPADGAHAYGVLGLRAVRWKRGADDSWGAPEDLGGSPLAPVLGGATLPDGRQLLFALRFSSLQGRAGANTREIVLLEQAAPEGKFGAWKGLGNPERGDARGRRIGPPLAVTAPGGRVHLFVRNADRGVSTRVREADGTWSRWRDLGGGDVQEGLSAVVDGRGRVHVFAAGADTVHHWTQNAPDKPLAPVASRLPLAVDPVAPVALGEGEGSGVQLLYRTSADPAKASKDPGSPASPHLTAVHLDGSAAPPVTLDGYGPVAAAGGHVLGTDERGRVRLAAGGRVSQRTLGAVPVGPPTLYVRDGRPLALGLGVDAAPWSWRP; encoded by the coding sequence GTGGACGAGAGAGCAAGGCCCGCAGAACCGGGGCGAAGGGTCGTGCTCGGGGGTGCCGTCGCCGCCGGGCTCGCCGTCACCGTCGCGGGGTGCGGCGTGCCCGTGCGGACGAGGGCGGACGGATCGGCCGCCGTCACCCCGCTCGCCGCCACCCCCCGCAACCCCCTGCTGCTCCAGATCCTCGCCCACCCCGACGACGACCTGTACTTCATGAACCCGGACACCCAGCACGCCCTGGACTCCGGCGTTCCGCTGGTCAGCGTGTACGTCACCGGCGGTGAGGCCAACGGCGACAACCGGGTCACGAGCGACACCGGGCCGCATGTGTACGACAAGGCCGCCTATTCGTCCGCCCGGCACCAGGGGCTGCGCCAGGCGTACGCGGTCCTGCTCGGGCTCGACCGGTACGCCCCCTGGGAGAAGTCCGTCGCCGAGCTGCGCGGCGGCCACCGCGCCGAGGTCAACCGGCTCCAACACCAGGGCCGCAGCGTGGAGTTGGTGTTCCTCAACACCGCGATGCACACCCCGCTCGGGGGGAGGATGGGGCTGCCCAGCCTCTGGGAGGACCACAGTCTGCGTCTGCCCGTCGTCATCGCCGAAGGCTCCCCGCTGACCGAGGCCAAGTCGTACACGTACGACGAACTGATCGACGTGCTGGCCGGGCTCCTCTCCGACCACTCCCCCACCCTCGTCCAGACCCTCGACCCCGACCCGGACATCCAGCACAGCTCCCCCGCGATTCGCGCGCACGACTCCGAGCAGCCCGGCTACTCCGACCACGCCGACCACACCGCCGCCGCCTCCTTCGCCTGGGCCGCGCTCATCCGGCACGCCGAACAGGGTCACGCCTTCCTCGCCACCGCCTACCGCGCCTACTACAACCGGCACTGGCCCAAGAACCTCCCGGCGGGCGTCCTCGCCGAGAAGGCCGCGCACCTCGTGCCGTACGGCGGCGCCGAGGACTGGCAGTGCGGCAACCCCGGCGGATGCGGGGACTACAACGTCGGCGGGAAGCGGCCGCTGACCAACTGGAAAGGGTGGGTGCGCTCCACCCACTACCGCCACCCCGGCGCCCGGCTGCTCGTCCCGGCCGACGGCGCCCACGCCTACGGCGTACTCGGTCTGCGGGCCGTGCGGTGGAAGCGGGGCGCCGACGACAGCTGGGGCGCGCCCGAGGACCTGGGCGGCTCTCCGCTGGCGCCCGTCCTCGGCGGCGCCACCCTGCCCGACGGCCGGCAGCTGCTGTTCGCGCTGCGCTTCTCCTCGCTCCAAGGGCGCGCCGGCGCCAACACCCGGGAGATCGTCCTGCTCGAACAGGCCGCCCCCGAGGGCAAGTTCGGCGCCTGGAAGGGCCTGGGCAACCCCGAGCGCGGGGACGCCCGGGGACGGCGGATCGGGCCGCCGCTCGCCGTGACCGCGCCGGGCGGACGCGTCCACCTCTTCGTGCGCAACGCGGACCGGGGCGTCAGCACCCGGGTGCGGGAGGCGGACGGCACGTGGTCGCGCTGGCGCGATCTGGGCGGCGGCGACGTGCAGGAGGGACTGAGCGCCGTGGTGGACGGGCGCGGGCGCGTGCACGTCTTCGCGGCCGGCGCCGACACGGTCCACCACTGGACCCAGAACGCCCCGGACAAGCCGCTCGCCCCCGTCGCCTCCCGGCTGCCACTCGCCGTGGACCCAGTGGCCCCGGTCGCGCTCGGCGAGGGCGAGGGCAGCGGCGTGCAGCTCCTGTACCGCACCTCGGCCGATCCGGCGAAGGCCAGCAAGGACCCCGGCTCCCCCGCGTCCCCGCACCTCACCGCCGTACACCTGGACGGCAGCGCGGCGCCGCCGGTCACGCTCGACGGGTACGGTCCGGTCGCCGCGGCCGGCGGCCATGTGCTGGGGACGGACGAGCGGGGAAGGGTCCGACTGGCCGCCGGGGGGCGGGTGTCGCAGCGGACCCTCGGCGCCGTCCCGGTCGGTCCGCCCACGCTGTACGTGCGTGACGGGCGGCCCCTCGCGCTGGGACTCGGGGTCGACGCCGCGCCCTGGAGCTGGCGCCCGTAG
- a CDS encoding ATP-binding protein gives MNQENRTQLTAPARHFSVLLSATPRGARLARILAVSWLRDWRLAPGTIRTAEHLVAELAANAATHGRLTGRNFQLALLATADVLRVEVTDARGDTLPRRRPPSPDAESGRGLVLVDAFADRWGVSLGPVPRKTVWAELDLLPARSPAGPGPGHGGPCSGSADALL, from the coding sequence GTGAACCAGGAAAACCGCACCCAACTCACCGCCCCCGCCCGGCACTTCAGCGTTCTGCTGTCCGCCACGCCACGCGGCGCCCGCCTCGCCCGCATCCTCGCCGTCTCGTGGCTGCGGGACTGGCGCCTGGCACCCGGCACCATCCGCACCGCCGAACACCTCGTCGCCGAACTCGCCGCGAACGCCGCCACGCACGGCCGACTCACGGGGCGGAACTTCCAGCTCGCCCTCCTGGCCACCGCCGACGTGCTCCGCGTCGAAGTGACGGACGCGCGCGGGGACACCCTTCCCCGGCGCCGGCCCCCGTCCCCGGACGCCGAATCGGGGCGCGGCCTGGTCCTCGTGGACGCGTTCGCCGACCGCTGGGGCGTCAGCCTCGGCCCCGTACCCCGAAAAACCGTCTGGGCCGAACTGGACCTGCTCCCGGCACGCTCACCGGCGGGACCGGGACCGGGGCACGGCGGCCCGTGCTCCGGTTCGGCCGACGCTCTTCTTTAA
- a CDS encoding helix-turn-helix transcriptional regulator produces the protein MEYEGGAEGRLKGEADEPGWEVDPDDDWGVAVVATVGRQLRLRREAKGMRAAEFGVAVGYGEDMVYKVEGGKRIPQPEYLDKADEVLGAGGLISAMKEDVAKVRYPKKVRELKKLEAQAIEIGVYECNIIAGLLQTPEHARAVIGAAQPPYSPDDVERMVAARLSRQAVFERDPAPSIHFVLEEAPLRRQVGGTMVWAPQLQRLLEVGKLRNVTLQVMPTNTEAHPGLDGRIELLKFRDGTAVGRSDGAFNGRPIADPKQLRILELRYGTLRAQALPPRESLAFIEKLLGET, from the coding sequence ATGGAGTACGAGGGTGGCGCTGAGGGCCGGCTCAAGGGCGAGGCGGACGAGCCGGGCTGGGAGGTGGATCCGGACGACGACTGGGGCGTGGCGGTCGTCGCGACGGTGGGGCGGCAGCTGAGGCTGCGCCGCGAGGCGAAGGGGATGCGGGCCGCCGAGTTCGGGGTGGCGGTGGGGTACGGCGAGGACATGGTCTACAAGGTCGAGGGCGGCAAACGGATCCCCCAGCCCGAGTACCTGGACAAGGCGGACGAGGTGCTGGGGGCGGGCGGGCTCATCTCGGCGATGAAGGAGGACGTGGCGAAGGTTCGGTACCCGAAGAAGGTGCGGGAGCTGAAGAAGCTGGAGGCCCAGGCGATCGAGATCGGCGTCTACGAGTGCAACATCATCGCGGGGCTGTTGCAGACGCCGGAGCACGCCCGGGCCGTGATCGGAGCAGCGCAGCCGCCGTATTCCCCGGACGATGTGGAGCGGATGGTGGCCGCACGCCTGTCCCGGCAGGCGGTCTTCGAGCGGGATCCGGCTCCCTCGATCCACTTTGTGCTGGAAGAGGCCCCACTGCGCCGACAGGTTGGGGGCACAATGGTGTGGGCACCGCAGCTCCAACGGCTGCTGGAGGTAGGGAAGTTGCGCAACGTCACGCTTCAGGTCATGCCGACGAACACCGAGGCGCATCCAGGCTTGGACGGCAGGATCGAGCTGCTGAAGTTCCGGGACGGGACGGCGGTGGGACGCTCTGACGGGGCGTTTAACGGGCGGCCGATCGCCGATCCGAAGCAGCTTCGCATCCTTGAGCTGCGGTATGGCACCCTCCGGGCGCAGGCTCTCCCACCGAGGGAGTCCCTTGCCTTTATTGAGAAACTGCTGGGAGAGACATGA
- a CDS encoding DUF397 domain-containing protein, translated as MIRKVSTGDTSGLTWFKSSYSGGTDGESCVEVATAPGAVRVRDSKALGGPQLVLTPDAWAGFVAYASA; from the coding sequence ATGATCCGCAAGGTTTCCACCGGGGACACCTCCGGTCTGACGTGGTTCAAGAGCAGCTATAGCGGCGGCACCGATGGCGAGTCCTGTGTCGAGGTGGCTACAGCCCCCGGCGCGGTCCGCGTGCGCGACTCCAAGGCCCTCGGCGGCCCCCAGCTCGTGCTGACGCCGGACGCGTGGGCGGGCTTCGTGGCGTACGCCTCGGCGTAG
- a CDS encoding DUF397 domain-containing protein encodes MIRNTRAEGASGPAWFKSSYSDSSNSNECLEVAIAPGVVRVRDSKNADGPQLGVAREAWAGFVAYAAGG; translated from the coding sequence ATGATCCGCAACACCAGGGCCGAGGGTGCCTCCGGCCCGGCGTGGTTCAAGAGCAGCTACAGCGACAGCAGCAACAGCAATGAATGCCTCGAGGTCGCGATCGCCCCCGGCGTCGTCCGCGTCCGGGACTCCAAGAACGCGGACGGTCCCCAGCTTGGGGTCGCCCGGGAGGCGTGGGCGGGCTTCGTGGCGTACGCGGCGGGTGGCTGA
- a CDS encoding DUF397 domain-containing protein: MIRNTSAGYASGLTWFKSSYSSSGDGNDCVEVAVAPGVVRVRDSKATDRPHLALAPDAWVDFVAYASAS; encoded by the coding sequence GTGATCCGCAACACCTCGGCCGGGTATGCCTCCGGCCTGACGTGGTTCAAGAGCAGCTACAGCAGCAGCGGTGACGGCAATGACTGCGTCGAGGTCGCCGTCGCCCCTGGCGTCGTCCGCGTCCGGGACTCGAAGGCCACTGATCGCCCCCACCTCGCGCTGGCGCCGGACGCCTGGGTGGACTTCGTGGCGTACGCCTCGGCGAGCTGA
- the rpsJ gene encoding 30S ribosomal protein S10 has product MAGQKIRIRLKAYDHEVIDSSAKKIVETVTRTGASVAGPVPLPTEKNVYCVIKSPHKYKDSREHFEMRTHKRLIDILDPTPKTVDSLMRLDLPAGVDIEIKL; this is encoded by the coding sequence ATGGCGGGACAGAAGATCCGCATCCGGCTCAAGGCCTACGACCACGAGGTCATCGACTCCTCGGCGAAGAAGATCGTCGAGACGGTGACGCGCACTGGTGCGTCGGTCGCGGGCCCGGTGCCGCTGCCCACTGAGAAGAACGTGTACTGCGTCATCAAGTCGCCGCACAAGTACAAGGACTCTCGCGAGCACTTCGAGATGCGCACCCACAAGCGCCTCATCGACATTCTCGACCCCACGCCGAAGACGGTTGACTCGCTGATGCGCCTCGACCTCCCGGCCGGTGTCGACATCGAGATCAAGCTCTGA
- the rplC gene encoding 50S ribosomal protein L3, producing the protein MSKNIKGVLGEKLGMTQVWDENNRVVPVTVIKAGPCVVTQVRTNDVDGYESVQIAFGEIDPRKVNKPLKGHFAKADVTPRRHLVELRTPDASEYTLGQEITAEVFESGVKVDVTGKSKGKGFAGVMKRHNFKGLGAGHGVQRKHRSPGSIGGCATPGRVFKGVRMAGRMGNERVTTQNLTIHAVDAEKGLLLIKGAVPGPNGGLVLVRTAAKGA; encoded by the coding sequence ATGAGCAAGAACATCAAGGGCGTCCTGGGCGAGAAGCTCGGCATGACCCAGGTCTGGGACGAGAACAACCGGGTTGTCCCGGTCACCGTCATCAAGGCCGGGCCGTGTGTCGTGACGCAGGTCCGCACGAACGACGTCGACGGCTACGAGTCGGTCCAGATCGCCTTCGGCGAGATCGACCCGCGCAAGGTGAACAAGCCCCTCAAGGGTCACTTCGCCAAGGCCGACGTGACCCCGCGCCGCCACCTGGTGGAGCTCCGCACCCCTGACGCCAGCGAGTACACGCTGGGCCAGGAGATCACTGCCGAGGTGTTCGAGTCCGGCGTCAAGGTCGACGTCACGGGCAAGAGCAAGGGCAAGGGCTTCGCCGGTGTCATGAAGCGTCACAACTTCAAGGGCCTCGGCGCCGGTCACGGCGTCCAGCGCAAGCACCGCTCGCCCGGTTCCATCGGTGGCTGCGCCACCCCTGGCCGCGTGTTCAAGGGCGTCCGCATGGCGGGCCGCATGGGCAACGAGCGTGTCACCACCCAGAACCTGACCATCCACGCGGTTGACGCGGAGAAGGGTCTGCTCCTCATCAAGGGCGCGGTCCCCGGTCCGAACGGCGGCCTCGTCCTGGTCCGTACCGCGGCCAAGGGGGCTTGA
- the rplD gene encoding 50S ribosomal protein L4, with the protein MSTIDILSPAGDKAGTVELPAEIFDAKTSVPLIHQVVVAQLAAARQGTHKTKTRGEVRGGGRKPYRQKGTGRARQGSTRAPQFAGGGVVHGPQPRDYSQRTPKKMKAAALRGALSDRARHSRIHVVTGVVEGTASTKAAKTLFGKISERANLLLVVERADEAAWLSARNLPQVHILEPGQLNTYDVIVSDDVVFTQAAFESFVSGPKADDNEGSEA; encoded by the coding sequence ATGAGCACCATTGACATCCTTTCGCCGGCAGGCGACAAGGCCGGTACCGTCGAGCTCCCCGCGGAGATCTTCGACGCGAAGACCAGCGTTCCGCTGATCCACCAGGTCGTCGTCGCACAGCTGGCAGCTGCCCGTCAGGGCACGCACAAGACCAAGACCCGCGGCGAAGTCCGTGGTGGTGGCCGCAAGCCGTACCGCCAGAAGGGCACCGGCCGCGCGCGCCAGGGTTCGACCCGTGCGCCGCAGTTCGCCGGCGGTGGCGTCGTCCACGGCCCTCAGCCGCGTGACTACTCGCAGCGCACCCCGAAGAAGATGAAGGCCGCCGCCCTGCGCGGTGCCCTCTCCGACCGGGCGCGCCACTCCCGCATCCACGTCGTCACCGGCGTGGTCGAGGGCACGGCTTCCACCAAGGCCGCCAAGACGCTGTTCGGCAAGATCTCGGAGCGCGCCAACCTGCTCCTGGTCGTCGAGCGCGCCGACGAGGCCGCGTGGCTGTCCGCCCGCAACCTGCCCCAGGTCCACATCCTGGAGCCGGGCCAGCTGAACACGTACGACGTGATCGTCTCCGACGACGTGGTCTTCACCCAGGCCGCTTTCGAGTCCTTCGTGTCTGGCCCCAAGGCCGATGACAACGAGGGGAGCGAGGCCTGA
- the rplW gene encoding 50S ribosomal protein L23 — protein sequence MAEITSKTFTDPRDILVKPVVSEKSYALLDENKYTFIVKPGSNKTQIKQAVEAVFSVKVTGVNTINRQGKRKRTKTGFGKRADTKRAIVTLAEGDRIDIFGQAS from the coding sequence ATGGCCGAGATCACCAGCAAGACCTTCACGGACCCGCGCGACATTCTTGTCAAGCCGGTTGTGTCCGAGAAGAGCTACGCGCTGCTCGACGAGAACAAGTACACGTTCATCGTGAAGCCGGGTTCCAACAAGACCCAGATCAAGCAGGCCGTGGAAGCGGTCTTCTCGGTCAAGGTCACCGGGGTCAACACGATCAACCGCCAGGGCAAGCGCAAGCGCACGAAGACCGGTTTCGGCAAGCGCGCCGACACCAAGCGCGCCATCGTGACCCTTGCTGAGGGCGACCGTATCGACATCTTCGGCCAGGCCTCCTAA
- the rplB gene encoding 50S ribosomal protein L2: MGIRKYKPTTPGRRGSSVADFVEITRSTPEKSLVRPLHSKGGRNNTGRVTVRHQGGGHKRAYRVIDFRRHDKDGVPAKVAHIEYDPNRTARIALLHYADGEKRYIIAPRGLSQGDRIENGPGADIKPGNNLALRNIPVGTTIHAIELRPGGGAKFARSAGASVQLLAKEGTMAHLRMPSGEIRLVDARCRATIGEVGNAEQSNINWGKAGRMRWKGVRPTVRGVAMNPVDHPHGGGEGKTSGGRHPVSPWGQKEGRTRSPKKASSKYIVRRRKTNKKR, translated from the coding sequence ATGGGTATCCGCAAGTACAAGCCGACGACTCCGGGCCGTCGTGGCTCCAGCGTCGCCGACTTCGTCGAGATCACGCGGTCCACGCCGGAGAAGTCGCTGGTCCGCCCCCTGCACAGCAAGGGCGGCCGTAACAACACCGGTCGTGTGACCGTCCGACACCAGGGCGGTGGCCACAAGCGCGCCTACCGCGTGATCGACTTCCGTCGTCACGACAAGGACGGCGTGCCGGCCAAGGTCGCTCACATCGAGTACGACCCGAACCGCACCGCGCGCATCGCGCTCCTGCACTACGCGGACGGCGAGAAGCGCTACATCATCGCGCCCCGTGGCCTGAGCCAGGGTGACCGCATTGAGAACGGCCCCGGGGCCGACATCAAGCCGGGCAACAACCTGGCGCTGCGCAACATCCCGGTCGGTACGACCATCCACGCCATCGAGCTGCGTCCCGGTGGCGGTGCGAAGTTCGCCCGCTCCGCGGGTGCTTCGGTGCAGCTGCTGGCGAAGGAGGGCACGATGGCCCACCTTCGTATGCCGTCCGGCGAAATTCGCCTGGTCGACGCCCGCTGCCGCGCCACCATCGGCGAGGTCGGCAACGCCGAGCAGTCGAACATCAACTGGGGCAAGGCCGGCCGCATGCGCTGGAAGGGCGTCCGCCCGACCGTCCGCGGTGTCGCGATGAACCCGGTTGACCACCCGCACGGTGGTGGTGAGGGCAAGACCAGTGGTGGTCGCCACCCGGTCTCCCCGTGGGGTCAGAAGGAGGGTCGTACTCGCTCGCCGAAGAAGGCATCGAGCAAGTACATCGTCCGCCGCCGCAAGACGAACAAGAAGCGCTAG
- the rpsS gene encoding 30S ribosomal protein S19: MPRSLKKGPFVDGHLIKKVDAQNEAGTKNVIKTWSRRSMIIPAMLGHTIAVHNGKTHVPVFVSESMVGHKLGEFSPTRTFRGHVKDDRKSKRR; this comes from the coding sequence ATGCCGCGCAGTCTCAAGAAGGGACCCTTCGTCGACGGACACCTCATCAAGAAGGTGGACGCTCAGAACGAAGCTGGTACCAAGAACGTCATCAAGACCTGGTCCCGTCGCTCGATGATCATCCCGGCCATGCTCGGCCACACGATCGCGGTGCACAACGGCAAGACCCACGTCCCGGTGTTTGTCTCCGAGTCGATGGTCGGCCACAAGCTCGGTGAGTTCTCGCCGACTCGCACCTTCCGCGGCCACGTCAAGGACGACCGGAAGTCGAAGCGCCGCTAA
- the rplV gene encoding 50S ribosomal protein L22: protein MEARAQARYIRVTPMKARRVVDLIRGMDATEAQAVLRFAPQAASVPVGKVLDSAIANAAHNYDHTDASSLFISEAFVDEGPTLKRFRPRAQGRAYRIRKRTSHITVVVSSKEGTR from the coding sequence ATGGAAGCCAGGGCCCAGGCGCGGTACATCCGCGTTACGCCCATGAAGGCCCGCCGAGTGGTGGACCTTATCCGTGGCATGGATGCCACGGAGGCTCAGGCGGTCCTGCGTTTCGCCCCGCAGGCCGCGAGCGTGCCGGTAGGCAAGGTGCTTGACAGCGCCATTGCCAACGCCGCGCACAACTACGACCACACGGACGCCTCTTCGCTGTTCATCAGCGAGGCGTTTGTGGACGAGGGCCCGACCCTGAAGCGGTTCCGTCCGCGTGCTCAGGGCCGTGCCTACCGGATCCGTAAGCGGACCAGCCACATCACCGTGGTCGTCAGCAGCAAGGAAGGAACCCGGTAA
- the rpsC gene encoding 30S ribosomal protein S3 produces MGQKVNPHGFRLGITTDFKSRWYADKLYKDYVKEDVAIRRMMTSGMERAGISKVEIERTRDRVRVDIHTARPGIVIGRRGAEADRIRGDLEKLTGKQVQLNILEVKNPEMDAQLVAQAVAEQLSSRVSFRRAMRKSMQGTMKAGAKGIKIQCGGRLGGAEMSRSEFYREGRVPLHTLRANIDYGFFEAKTTFGRIGVKVWIYKGDVKNIAEVRAENAAARAGNRPARGGANDRPAGGRGGRGGERGGRGRKPQQAAPAAEAPKAEAPAAAAPAESTGTEA; encoded by the coding sequence ATGGGCCAGAAGGTTAACCCGCATGGGTTCCGGCTCGGTATCACCACGGACTTCAAGTCCCGCTGGTACGCCGACAAGCTGTACAAGGACTACGTCAAGGAAGACGTCGCCATCCGTCGGATGATGACGTCCGGCATGGAGCGCGCCGGCATCTCGAAGGTTGAGATCGAGCGCACCCGTGACCGCGTGCGGGTGGACATCCACACCGCGCGTCCCGGCATCGTCATCGGCCGCCGTGGCGCCGAGGCCGACCGCATCCGCGGCGACCTCGAGAAGCTCACGGGCAAGCAGGTCCAGCTGAACATCCTCGAGGTCAAGAACCCCGAGATGGACGCTCAGCTGGTCGCGCAGGCCGTTGCCGAGCAGCTCTCCTCCCGCGTCTCCTTCCGTCGTGCCATGCGCAAGAGCATGCAGGGCACCATGAAGGCCGGCGCCAAGGGCATCAAGATCCAGTGCGGCGGCCGTCTCGGCGGCGCCGAGATGTCCCGCTCGGAGTTCTACCGCGAAGGCCGTGTGCCGCTGCACACCCTGCGCGCGAACATCGACTACGGCTTCTTCGAGGCCAAGACGACCTTCGGCCGCATCGGCGTGAAGGTCTGGATCTACAAGGGCGACGTCAAGAACATCGCCGAGGTTCGCGCCGAGAACGCAGCGGCCCGTGCGGGTAACCGCCCGGCCCGTGGTGGCGCCAACGACCGTCCGGCCGGTGGCCGCGGTGGTCGTGGCGGCGAGCGTGGCGGTCGCGGCCGCAAGCCGCAGCAGGCTGCGCCGGCTGCCGAGGCCCCCAAGGCCGAGGCTCCCGCCGCCGCCGCTCCGGCTGAGAGCACCGGAACGGAGGCCTGA
- the rplP gene encoding 50S ribosomal protein L16, with translation MLIPRRVKHRKQHHPKRRGMAKGGTTVAFGEYGIQALTPAYVTNRQIEAARIAMTRHIKRGGKVWINIYPDRPLTKKPAETRMGSGKGSPEWWVANVHPGRVMFELSYPNEKIAREALTRAAHKLPMKCRIVRREAGEA, from the coding sequence ATGCTGATCCCCCGTAGGGTCAAGCACCGCAAGCAGCACCACCCCAAGCGCCGCGGTATGGCCAAGGGTGGTACGACGGTTGCGTTCGGCGAGTACGGCATTCAGGCCCTCACGCCGGCGTACGTGACCAACCGCCAGATCGAGGCGGCTCGTATCGCGATGACCCGCCACATCAAGCGTGGCGGCAAGGTCTGGATCAACATCTACCCGGACCGCCCCCTGACGAAGAAGCCTGCCGAGACCCGCATGGGTTCCGGTAAGGGTTCTCCGGAGTGGTGGGTCGCGAACGTTCACCCGGGCCGGGTGATGTTCGAGCTGTCCTACCCGAACGAGAAGATTGCTCGTGAGGCGCTCACCCGAGCCGCTCACAAGCTCCCGATGAAGTGCCGCATCGTCCGGCGCGAGGCAGGTGAGGCGTGA
- the rpmC gene encoding 50S ribosomal protein L29 — protein MSAGTKASELRELGDEELLGKLREAKEELFNLRFQAATGQLENHGRLKSVRKDIARIYTLMRERELGIETVESA, from the coding sequence ATGTCGGCCGGAACCAAGGCGTCCGAACTGCGCGAGCTGGGTGACGAGGAGCTTCTCGGCAAGCTCCGCGAAGCCAAGGAAGAGCTGTTCAACCTCCGCTTCCAGGCGGCGACGGGCCAGCTCGAGAACCACGGGCGGCTCAAGTCCGTCCGCAAGGACATCGCCCGGATCTACACCCTGATGCGCGAGCGCGAGCTGGGCATCGAGACGGTGGAGAGCGCCTGA